Proteins from one Streptomyces genisteinicus genomic window:
- a CDS encoding MFS transporter: MSTSPDTATATGGPESRPKPPDADAGEPRKLPLFALLALATAVFITSLTETLPAGLLPQMSADLAVSESATGQTVTVYAIGTALTAIPLTAATAGWRRKRLLLAAMAGFAVANTVTAVSSVYGLTMVARFVAGVAAGLAWALLAGYARRMAPVHLQGKAIAIAMAGIPVALSLGVPAGTFLGTAVGWRVAFLVMTALTVVLLVWISAAVPDYPGQERGERPAMLRALKVPGVGPVLFVTLVFVLAHTILYAYIATFLDDVGLGGSTDLVLLVFGGASLLSIWIVGAQIHRRLRLLTVVSTLLVAVASALLAVLSDSTGLVYAAAALWGLGWGGVPTLLQTAVADAGGEQADSAQAMLVTLWNVAMAGGGIAGGILLDGIGSESFPWTVLLLLAPVLAVVVFARAHGFPVKRPGS; the protein is encoded by the coding sequence ATGAGCACCTCCCCCGACACGGCGACCGCCACGGGCGGCCCGGAGTCCCGGCCGAAGCCGCCGGACGCGGACGCCGGCGAGCCGCGGAAGCTGCCGCTGTTCGCCCTGCTGGCCCTGGCCACGGCCGTCTTCATCACCAGCCTCACCGAGACGCTGCCGGCCGGCCTGCTGCCGCAGATGAGCGCCGATCTCGCGGTGAGCGAGTCGGCGACCGGGCAGACGGTAACGGTCTACGCCATCGGCACGGCCCTGACCGCGATCCCGCTGACCGCGGCGACGGCGGGCTGGCGGCGCAAGCGGCTGCTGCTCGCCGCCATGGCCGGGTTCGCGGTCGCCAACACCGTGACGGCGGTGTCGTCCGTCTACGGGCTGACGATGGTCGCCCGGTTCGTCGCCGGTGTCGCCGCCGGACTGGCGTGGGCGCTGCTCGCCGGATACGCCCGCCGCATGGCGCCGGTCCACCTGCAGGGCAAGGCCATCGCGATCGCGATGGCGGGCATCCCGGTGGCGCTCTCGCTCGGCGTCCCGGCGGGCACGTTCCTGGGGACGGCCGTCGGCTGGCGGGTGGCGTTCCTGGTGATGACGGCGCTGACGGTGGTGCTGCTGGTGTGGATCTCCGCCGCCGTGCCCGACTACCCCGGCCAGGAGCGCGGCGAACGGCCCGCCATGCTGCGTGCGCTGAAGGTGCCGGGGGTGGGCCCGGTGCTCTTCGTCACGCTGGTCTTCGTGCTCGCGCACACCATCCTGTACGCGTACATCGCCACCTTCCTCGACGACGTGGGACTCGGCGGGAGCACGGACCTGGTGCTGCTCGTGTTCGGCGGCGCCTCGCTGCTGAGCATCTGGATCGTGGGGGCGCAGATCCACCGCCGGCTGCGCCTGCTGACGGTGGTGAGCACCCTGCTGGTCGCGGTGGCCTCCGCGCTGCTGGCCGTGCTCAGCGACAGCACGGGGCTGGTGTACGCCGCCGCCGCTCTGTGGGGTCTGGGCTGGGGCGGTGTGCCGACCCTGCTCCAGACGGCGGTGGCCGACGCCGGAGGCGAACAGGCGGACTCCGCGCAGGCGATGCTGGTGACACTGTGGAACGTCGCCATGGCGGGCGGCGGCATCGCCGGCGGCATCCTGCTCGACGGGATCGGCAGCGAATCGTTCCCCTGGACGGTGCTGCTGCTGCTCGCGCCCGTGCTGGCGGTGGTGGTGTTCGCCCGCGCCCACGGTTTCCCGGTGAAGCGGCCCGGTTCCTGA
- a CDS encoding response regulator transcription factor, which yields MRNVLVVERETAAADALVRDLRRQGYSARSVATGAHALHAYREADLVLLSLELPDVDGIEVCRSLRDASDVPLIAFTRRDDELERVLALKAGADDCVAQTWGFREIGARIEAVLRRARRGPASSEAISLRPLHIDPRTREVRLRDRLIDVTSKEFELLYILAVNHETVVSRKELMSKVWGSDWGPTSRTIDTHVSTLRAKLGCSRWIVTVRGVGYRMAVARRAPEPAPALSAPEG from the coding sequence GTGAGAAACGTTCTCGTGGTGGAACGGGAGACGGCGGCCGCCGACGCGCTCGTGCGCGACCTGCGCCGCCAGGGCTACTCGGCCCGCAGCGTGGCCACGGGCGCACACGCCCTGCACGCGTACCGTGAGGCCGATCTGGTGCTGCTCTCCCTGGAGCTGCCCGATGTCGACGGGATCGAGGTGTGCCGGTCCCTGCGGGACGCGAGCGACGTCCCGCTGATCGCGTTCACCCGTCGTGACGACGAATTGGAGCGGGTGCTCGCCCTCAAGGCGGGGGCCGACGACTGTGTGGCGCAGACCTGGGGATTCCGCGAGATCGGGGCGCGCATCGAAGCGGTACTGCGCCGCGCCCGCCGCGGTCCGGCCTCTTCCGAGGCGATTTCCCTGCGCCCCCTGCACATCGATCCGCGGACCCGGGAAGTGCGCCTCCGCGACCGGCTCATCGACGTCACGTCGAAGGAATTCGAGCTGCTCTATATTCTCGCCGTGAATCACGAGACGGTGGTTTCCCGCAAGGAATTGATGTCGAAGGTCTGGGGCAGTGACTGGGGGCCGACGAGCCGCACGATCGACACCCATGTGAGCACGCTGCGGGCGAAACTCGGGTGCAGTCGCTGGATCGTGACGGTGCGCGGCGTGGGCTACCGGATGGCGGTCGCCCGCCGTGCGCCCGAGCCGGCGCCTGCGCTGTCGGCGCCGGAGGGGTGA
- a CDS encoding lysine biosynthesis protein LysW: MSTATLTGTCPECETGLTVPPVVEGETLSCPECILTLRVEAVSEGVLSLRMVEVQLRDWGQ; this comes from the coding sequence ATGTCCACCGCCACCCTGACCGGAACCTGCCCCGAGTGCGAGACCGGACTGACCGTCCCGCCGGTCGTCGAGGGCGAGACCCTCTCGTGCCCGGAGTGCATCCTCACCCTGCGCGTGGAGGCCGTCTCGGAGGGCGTGCTGAGCCTGCGGATGGTCGAGGTGCAGCTCCGCGACTGGGGCCAGTGA
- a CDS encoding maleate cis-trans isomerase family protein, with product MDLFSLPRLGVVVPPENPTAEPEFNHLLGTGLNVYTARFPVTPGTGLRRMLETYNEVLPDTLGDFGGMRLDATVVACSASHYLLGPEGDRALCEELSVRVRHPVRSSTQAVLAACEALGIGRLTLVSPYEPWLTDVSRAYWERAGLAVDGVVPVPAGRTPAGTDQYDPYAVPLGRIRERVRAHLGGRRTPDGSALMFTGTGMATLAALRELAREEPGRVLLTSNLASAWWARRATGARGGPVHPLLRRLDAGIRRAA from the coding sequence ATGGACCTTTTCTCGCTGCCGCGACTCGGAGTCGTCGTTCCCCCGGAGAACCCCACGGCGGAACCTGAGTTCAACCACCTGCTCGGCACCGGACTGAACGTCTACACCGCCCGCTTCCCGGTCACCCCCGGGACCGGTCTCCGGCGCATGCTGGAGACGTACAACGAGGTCCTCCCGGACACCCTCGGGGACTTCGGCGGGATGCGCCTCGACGCCACCGTGGTGGCCTGCAGCGCTTCGCACTACCTGCTCGGCCCCGAGGGCGACCGCGCCCTGTGCGAGGAGCTGTCGGTGCGCGTCCGCCACCCCGTGCGCTCCTCGACCCAGGCCGTCCTCGCGGCCTGCGAGGCGCTCGGCATCGGCCGGCTGACGCTCGTCTCGCCCTACGAGCCCTGGCTCACCGACGTCTCCCGCGCGTACTGGGAGAGGGCCGGACTCGCCGTCGACGGCGTCGTCCCCGTCCCGGCCGGGCGCACCCCCGCCGGGACGGACCAGTACGACCCGTACGCCGTCCCGCTCGGGCGGATACGCGAGCGCGTCCGCGCCCACCTGGGCGGACGCCGGACGCCTGACGGCAGTGCGCTGATGTTCACCGGCACGGGGATGGCCACCCTCGCCGCGCTGCGCGAACTGGCCCGCGAGGAGCCGGGGCGGGTGCTGCTGACCTCCAACCTGGCCTCCGCGTGGTGGGCGCGCAGGGCCACGGGCGCCCGCGGCGGACCGGTCCACCCCCTGCTGCGGCGCCTCGACGCGGGCATCCGCCGGGCGGCCTGA
- a CDS encoding isopropylmalate synthase, protein MAARETPDEAPDTPRPSDAPHVSDATLRDSAHMAGVEFGPADAAVIADLLVRTGVDLVEVGMVSGPGSKDAALIDAVHEAVTPERSMTLVVVRDRRQVVQALDEAGRLGVRHIMYSIPTSEQHARLKLGSPSDKFLRSLGRSAVAEAKDRGFHVTFSGEDGARTPRERLVPYVEEGFAAGADRFRLAETVAFLSPWQMEEAVGDLTAIDGAEIEIHSHNMLGMAVANSLAAVRAGARWISATVGGIGERGGNAPLAELLTSLRVIHGDTRFDLSHLTELSRVALRGAGLGNSFQSGPTTEHAFAYELPGQLVHPEAYETLPAELVGNTRELRVRSRLTPALVKWALDGSGVFADPEEFTPWLAERQAREGAPLLDRDAIRKAAVDFQAA, encoded by the coding sequence ATGGCAGCCAGGGAAACACCGGACGAGGCGCCTGACACGCCGCGTCCGTCCGACGCGCCGCACGTCTCCGACGCGACTCTGCGTGACTCGGCGCACATGGCCGGCGTCGAGTTCGGCCCGGCGGACGCCGCCGTGATCGCGGATCTGCTGGTGCGCACCGGCGTCGACCTGGTCGAGGTGGGCATGGTCTCCGGACCCGGCTCCAAGGACGCCGCGCTCATCGACGCCGTCCACGAGGCCGTCACCCCCGAGCGCAGCATGACGCTCGTCGTGGTGCGCGACCGGCGGCAGGTCGTCCAGGCGCTCGACGAGGCCGGGCGGCTCGGCGTGCGCCACATCATGTACTCGATCCCGACCTCCGAGCAGCACGCCCGGCTGAAGCTGGGCTCGCCCAGCGACAAGTTCCTCCGCTCGCTGGGCCGTTCCGCCGTCGCCGAGGCCAAGGACCGCGGCTTCCACGTCACGTTCAGCGGCGAGGACGGGGCCCGCACCCCCAGGGAGCGCCTGGTGCCCTACGTGGAGGAGGGTTTCGCCGCGGGGGCGGACCGCTTCCGGCTCGCGGAGACGGTCGCCTTCCTGTCGCCGTGGCAGATGGAGGAAGCCGTCGGCGACCTCACCGCGATCGACGGTGCGGAGATCGAGATCCACTCGCACAACATGCTGGGCATGGCGGTGGCGAACTCCCTGGCCGCCGTCCGCGCGGGCGCGCGGTGGATCTCGGCCACCGTGGGAGGCATCGGTGAGCGGGGCGGCAACGCCCCGCTGGCCGAACTGCTGACCTCGCTGCGGGTGATCCACGGCGACACCCGCTTCGACCTGAGCCATCTCACCGAGCTGTCCCGGGTGGCGCTGCGCGGCGCCGGGCTCGGGAACTCCTTCCAGTCCGGGCCGACGACCGAGCACGCCTTCGCCTACGAGCTGCCCGGACAGCTGGTCCACCCCGAGGCGTACGAGACGCTTCCCGCCGAACTCGTCGGCAACACGAGGGAGTTGCGCGTGCGCAGCCGGCTGACACCGGCGCTCGTGAAGTGGGCGCTGGACGGCTCGGGCGTCTTCGCCGACCCGGAGGAGTTCACCCCGTGGCTGGCCGAGCGCCAGGCCCGGGAGGGCGCGCCGCTGCTGGACCGCGACGCGATCCGCAAGGCGGCCGTCGACTTCCAGGCGGCCTGA
- a CDS encoding ATP-grasp domain-containing protein: MTVRIAVVADRIAWEERRLVEAAPAHGLHIEWVNDESLSLGDPSAASLAGYDAVLLRSRSYTRGGLIATLAEAAGIHVLNSAHAIHTCENKAVLRAALRRAGVPVPDFRLALSRPDFERALAELGLPLVLKPVFGGMGKRVTLLRDPDLAASVYDYVEDLGHAFEQACLVEPYIGGGTSVRCLVVGRELVAAAEFASGGTDWRNNAALGNSSRAVAHDPDVLKTVDGVVDVLGPGIYGVDLFATPDGFVVNEVNHAPAFRAVASATGADVPSAVGRHLQELLV, from the coding sequence ATGACCGTCCGAATCGCCGTCGTCGCGGACCGGATCGCCTGGGAGGAACGGCGCCTCGTCGAGGCGGCCCCCGCGCACGGTCTGCACATCGAGTGGGTCAACGACGAGTCGCTGAGCCTCGGCGACCCGTCCGCCGCCTCCCTGGCCGGATACGACGCGGTGCTGCTGCGCAGCCGCAGCTACACCCGCGGCGGACTGATCGCCACGCTCGCCGAGGCCGCGGGGATACACGTCCTCAACTCGGCGCACGCCATCCACACCTGCGAGAACAAGGCGGTGCTCCGCGCCGCGCTGCGCCGGGCCGGTGTGCCCGTGCCGGACTTCCGGCTCGCGCTGTCCCGCCCGGACTTCGAACGGGCGCTGGCGGAGCTCGGCCTGCCGCTGGTGCTCAAGCCCGTCTTCGGCGGCATGGGCAAACGGGTCACCCTGCTGCGCGACCCCGACCTCGCCGCGTCCGTGTACGACTACGTCGAGGACCTCGGGCACGCCTTCGAGCAGGCCTGCCTCGTGGAGCCCTACATCGGCGGCGGCACCTCGGTGCGCTGCCTGGTCGTCGGGCGTGAGCTGGTGGCCGCGGCCGAGTTCGCGAGCGGCGGCACCGACTGGCGCAACAACGCGGCGCTCGGCAACAGCAGCCGGGCCGTCGCCCACGACCCGGACGTCCTCAAGACCGTCGACGGGGTGGTGGACGTCCTCGGACCCGGGATCTACGGGGTCGACCTCTTCGCCACCCCCGACGGCTTCGTCGTCAACGAGGTCAACCACGCACCCGCCTTCCGCGCGGTGGCCTCCGCGACGGGGGCCGACGTCCCGTCGGCCGTCGGCCGCCATCTCCAGGAGCTGCTCGTATGA
- a CDS encoding IS701 family transposase, translating into MASETGHSAVPDESAFQQAFLTEVFGSLHRVEQRRWAGAYLEGLLHSPGKKTPRNMARTDGLPPAAAHGLHQFVNASTWAWEPVRRRLALWVAASTVPHAWTVAELLVPKRGEHSVGVHRVTDPATGRAVNAQRAVGLFLVTDAHCHPVDWSLVLDGVWDRDRDRRLRARIPADETARTAGAHVVGHVAGVTAHPLMPRLPWALDLTRGHDAGEVLAGLVRHTADLVCEVDPGQVVVSGHHAPTVTTVGGLFDQRRARRPYVVTRDMADGRHRAVTVHTYADTVRLPRRQGGGEASGAHRFRLLEVVDPASRQPARYWLTGPGGRSAEKVLLAMRGRAGLQAALAALRERFGVLDFEGRSFPGWHHHMTMASAAYVYHHLRGGPEAAPARAAG; encoded by the coding sequence ATGGCGTCAGAAACCGGGCACAGTGCCGTGCCGGACGAGAGCGCGTTTCAGCAGGCTTTCCTGACCGAGGTCTTCGGTTCCCTGCACCGGGTGGAGCAGCGCCGCTGGGCCGGTGCCTATCTGGAAGGGCTGCTGCACTCGCCCGGGAAGAAGACCCCCCGCAACATGGCGCGGACGGACGGCTTACCGCCCGCCGCGGCGCACGGTCTGCACCAGTTCGTCAACGCGAGCACCTGGGCCTGGGAGCCGGTGCGGCGGCGGCTCGCCCTGTGGGTGGCCGCGAGCACCGTGCCGCACGCCTGGACGGTGGCGGAGCTCCTCGTCCCCAAGCGCGGGGAGCACTCGGTGGGGGTGCACCGGGTGACCGACCCGGCGACCGGACGCGCTGTCAACGCCCAGCGGGCGGTGGGGCTCTTCCTGGTCACGGACGCCCACTGCCACCCGGTGGACTGGAGTCTGGTCCTCGACGGCGTCTGGGACCGGGACCGGGACCGGCGGCTGCGGGCACGGATCCCGGCCGACGAGACGGCACGGACCGCCGGCGCCCATGTGGTCGGCCACGTCGCGGGGGTGACGGCCCATCCCCTGATGCCGAGGCTGCCGTGGGCCCTGGACCTCACCCGCGGCCACGACGCCGGCGAGGTGCTGGCGGGTCTCGTCCGGCACACCGCCGACCTGGTGTGCGAGGTGGACCCGGGCCAGGTGGTCGTCAGCGGTCACCACGCGCCGACGGTGACCACGGTCGGGGGCCTGTTCGACCAGCGCCGGGCCCGCCGTCCCTATGTGGTGACACGTGACATGGCGGACGGGCGGCACCGCGCGGTCACCGTGCACACGTACGCGGACACCGTCCGGCTTCCCCGGCGGCAGGGCGGCGGGGAGGCGTCCGGCGCGCACCGCTTCCGGCTCCTGGAGGTGGTCGACCCGGCGTCGCGGCAGCCCGCCCGGTACTGGCTCACCGGGCCGGGCGGGCGGTCCGCGGAGAAGGTGCTGCTCGCGATGCGCGGCCGCGCCGGACTCCAGGCGGCCCTCGCGGCGCTGCGGGAACGTTTCGGCGTGCTCGACTTCGAGGGGCGCTCGTTTCCCGGCTGGCACCACCACATGACCATGGCCTCGGCGGCGTACGTCTACCACCACCTCCGCGGCGGTCCGGAGGCCGCCCCGGCCCGGGCCGCGGGCTGA
- the argC gene encoding N-acetyl-gamma-glutamyl-phosphate reductase, with amino-acid sequence MTHRIRAGVVGASGLAGGELLRLITQHPGLELAFLGGSSHIGRRPAELHPGLRLPLDGLTVRPVTEETTDGLDVVFLATPAPVSAELAALLADRVPAVIDLSGAFRIRTPELHERWYPKVQRRPDLAERFVYGVPELVGDRFADAPLISLPGCYATAITLGLAPLTLGLGLDLRTVLIDGKSGSSGGGLKLRTTDLHPYRNGAIAPYAPTGHRHAGEVRDFLEREGGGSVGSLTMSAYGVSHVRGLLTSSYVFTDRAVDQRELQRAYLRFYKGHPFVRVRRHDETLIPVPDPQAVLGSNYCDVTVLHDEEDGRIVVLGALDNLVKGAAGQAVQAANLRFGLPVDTGLTMHPVMPA; translated from the coding sequence ATGACGCACCGCATCCGCGCGGGGGTGGTCGGCGCCTCCGGCCTCGCCGGCGGCGAACTCCTCCGCCTGATCACCCAGCACCCCGGTCTGGAGCTCGCCTTCCTCGGCGGCTCCTCCCACATCGGCCGCCGGCCCGCCGAACTGCACCCCGGGCTCCGCCTCCCCCTGGACGGTCTCACCGTGCGCCCGGTGACCGAGGAGACGACCGACGGGCTGGACGTCGTCTTCCTCGCCACCCCGGCGCCGGTGTCGGCCGAACTGGCCGCGCTGCTCGCCGACCGCGTACCCGCGGTGATCGACCTCAGCGGCGCGTTCCGCATCCGCACCCCGGAGCTGCACGAGCGGTGGTACCCGAAGGTGCAGCGCCGGCCCGACCTCGCCGAACGCTTCGTCTACGGCGTGCCGGAGCTGGTCGGCGACCGGTTCGCCGACGCCCCGCTGATCTCGCTGCCCGGCTGCTACGCCACCGCCATCACGCTCGGCCTGGCGCCGCTCACCCTCGGCCTCGGCCTCGATCTGCGGACGGTGCTGATCGACGGCAAGAGCGGTTCCAGCGGCGGCGGCCTGAAGCTCCGCACCACCGATCTGCACCCCTACCGCAACGGCGCCATCGCCCCGTACGCCCCGACGGGCCACCGGCACGCGGGCGAGGTGCGGGACTTCCTGGAGCGCGAGGGCGGCGGCTCGGTGGGCTCGCTGACCATGTCCGCGTACGGCGTCTCCCATGTCCGCGGACTGCTCACCAGCAGTTACGTCTTCACCGACCGGGCGGTCGACCAGCGCGAGCTGCAACGGGCCTACCTGCGCTTCTACAAGGGGCATCCGTTCGTCCGGGTGCGCAGGCACGACGAGACGCTGATCCCGGTGCCCGACCCGCAGGCCGTGCTCGGCTCCAACTACTGCGACGTGACGGTCCTGCACGACGAGGAGGACGGCCGCATCGTGGTCCTCGGCGCGCTCGACAACCTGGTCAAGGGGGCGGCGGGACAGGCCGTCCAGGCGGCGAACCTCCGCTTCGGGCTGCCCGTGGACACGGGGCTGACGATGCACCCGGTGATGCCGGCATGA